A single genomic interval of Wolbachia endosymbiont of Diaphorina citri harbors:
- a CDS encoding ATP-dependent DNA helicase RecG, whose product MNVDEQSSVLTFLNSKIENIPRFHSAILPKLCGGDRVMDLLFYRPLSYVDRSKSLPDAQVGEFTTFVAKVYEHQRPTVRGRPYKIIVESESQYLFIVFFNYSIKYLYKLFPVGTDIVISGKLEKFAEHWQITHPDYMLSDINQLKEIACIEPIYQLCRGITNKSIRKIISSNLKDLPDLPEWIDETLIKQKKWLNWKESIIRLHRPSSLVEAEVCRERLAYDELFAYQLALKLARENHVKKGGREFVILNKYKEQVLNELLFQLTNDQIRAIVEISERQKSKYRMVSLLQGDVGSGKTVVALFTMLNVVENNMQAALMAPTTILAEQHYNWIEEALSCTDIKVALLTGKTARKERKIIMNELASGILNIVIGTHALFQANVTFKNLGLAVIDEQQRFGVIQRNRLVGKGENTDILFVTATPIPRTLQQAMYGDVECSILREKPKSRLPIKTVIMNVKKVSDIIQKLKDAINRGEKAYWICPYIEENEELNVAAAEIRFQELQKTFCDRVGIIHGKLTQDQKDQVMFSFKRNEFSLLVATTVIEVGIDVPDATIMIIENAEQFGLSQLHQLRGRVGRGNKPSFCVLLYDNLSKSSSAKLKTMCESQDGFYIAEKDMVLRGSGDILGTKQSGCMEFKFTDLYKDKELLNLAYNNAQGTTDNFELLLDIFEYRSRLHFSKFQ is encoded by the coding sequence ATGAATGTTGATGAGCAGTCAAGTGTGCTGACTTTTCTAAATAGTAAAATTGAGAATATACCAAGGTTTCATTCCGCAATATTGCCTAAACTTTGCGGTGGAGACAGAGTAATGGACTTGCTGTTTTATAGGCCGCTCAGTTATGTGGATAGAAGTAAATCACTACCTGATGCTCAAGTGGGAGAATTTACAACTTTTGTGGCAAAAGTGTATGAGCACCAGCGCCCCACTGTTAGAGGTAGGCCATATAAAATAATCGTTGAAAGTGAAAGTCAGTATTTATTTATAGTTTTTTTTAATTACTCAATTAAATATTTGTATAAATTATTTCCAGTTGGAACAGATATAGTAATCAGTGGTAAACTTGAAAAGTTTGCCGAACATTGGCAAATTACTCACCCAGATTATATGTTATCTGATATCAATCAACTTAAAGAAATAGCCTGCATAGAGCCAATTTACCAATTATGTCGTGGTATTACTAACAAGAGCATTAGAAAAATAATAAGTTCTAATCTAAAAGATTTGCCTGATTTGCCAGAGTGGATAGATGAAACATTAATCAAGCAAAAGAAATGGCTGAATTGGAAAGAAAGCATCATAAGATTACACAGACCGAGCTCACTCGTAGAAGCAGAAGTTTGCAGAGAAAGACTTGCTTATGATGAGCTATTTGCGTACCAGTTGGCACTAAAGCTTGCAAGGGAAAATCATGTAAAAAAAGGAGGAAGGGAATTTGTAATATTGAATAAATACAAAGAGCAGGTCTTAAATGAATTACTGTTCCAATTAACAAATGATCAAATTCGAGCGATAGTTGAAATTTCAGAGAGACAAAAATCCAAATACCGTATGGTAAGTCTGCTGCAAGGTGACGTTGGGAGTGGCAAAACTGTAGTTGCACTCTTTACGATGCTGAATGTGGTAGAAAATAACATGCAAGCAGCTTTAATGGCACCAACCACTATCTTAGCGGAGCAACATTATAATTGGATCGAAGAAGCTCTATCTTGTACTGATATAAAAGTTGCTTTGCTTACCGGTAAAACTGCGCGCAAGGAAAGAAAGATTATTATGAACGAACTTGCAAGTGGTATTTTAAATATAGTAATTGGTACTCATGCATTATTTCAAGCTAACGTTACATTTAAAAATTTAGGACTCGCAGTCATAGACGAACAACAGCGATTTGGAGTGATACAGAGGAATCGGTTGGTAGGAAAAGGAGAAAATACCGATATACTTTTTGTTACTGCAACTCCCATTCCAAGAACCTTGCAGCAAGCTATGTATGGTGATGTTGAATGTTCTATTTTAAGGGAAAAACCAAAATCTAGATTGCCAATAAAAACCGTTATTATGAACGTTAAAAAAGTATCAGACATTATTCAAAAACTGAAAGATGCTATAAATAGAGGCGAAAAAGCATATTGGATTTGTCCATATATAGAAGAGAACGAAGAACTCAATGTTGCCGCAGCAGAAATACGCTTTCAGGAGTTACAAAAGACATTTTGTGATAGAGTTGGGATAATACATGGAAAACTAACTCAAGATCAGAAAGATCAAGTCATGTTTTCCTTCAAGAGAAATGAATTCTCTCTCCTAGTTGCAACTACTGTGATAGAAGTTGGTATAGATGTACCAGATGCAACTATTATGATTATAGAGAATGCAGAACAGTTTGGGTTATCGCAATTACATCAATTGAGAGGTAGAGTAGGACGAGGCAATAAGCCTTCTTTTTGTGTGCTCTTATACGACAATCTAAGTAAAAGTTCGTCTGCAAAATTAAAGACTATGTGTGAGTCACAAGATGGATTTTATATTGCTGAAAAGGATATGGTGCTAAGAGGTAGTGGAGATATTTTAGGCACAAAACAGTCAGGATGTATGGAGTTTAAATTTACTGATTTATATAAAGATAAAGAGCTGCTCAATCTTGCTTATAATAATGCACAGGGTACAACAGATAATTTCGAATTACTGCTTGATATATTTGAATACAGAAGTAGATTACATTTTTCAAAATTTCAGTAA
- a CDS encoding VirB8/TrbF family protein, which translates to MEVESVKNKSYFRKAVEWYCHRYLFCVVERSWMALIALLLLVCLFLLLLNIYLLLPIKKDLNFVKYTNHTEDEFSAIHKLSFSEKKDEYTSIARYLVSQYIEAYESFQTVEPKYQENFIKNNSVYKIYQNFQEKVNNTSISSTRKITNINITTLSIDRSAKNLVTFAGNATVVFTAEQNKKMKDSTVEVNFTLSNIKATLDDIVPFKFIVNSYKYG; encoded by the coding sequence ATGGAAGTTGAATCAGTAAAAAACAAAAGTTATTTCAGGAAAGCAGTAGAATGGTATTGCCACAGATACCTGTTCTGCGTTGTAGAAAGATCTTGGATGGCGTTAATAGCGTTACTTCTCTTAGTATGTTTATTTTTATTACTACTAAACATATACCTATTACTTCCTATTAAAAAAGATTTAAATTTTGTGAAGTACACGAACCACACAGAAGATGAGTTCTCTGCAATACATAAACTTAGCTTTAGTGAAAAAAAAGATGAATACACTTCCATAGCAAGGTACTTGGTAAGTCAATACATTGAAGCATATGAGTCCTTTCAGACTGTTGAGCCAAAGTATCAAGAAAATTTTATAAAAAACAATTCTGTATACAAAATTTACCAAAACTTTCAGGAAAAAGTGAACAACACATCTATTTCATCTACAAGAAAAATTACCAACATAAACATAACAACACTATCTATTGACCGATCGGCCAAGAACTTAGTTACATTTGCTGGAAACGCTACTGTAGTTTTTACAGCAGAGCAAAATAAGAAGATGAAAGACTCCACTGTGGAAGTTAATTTCACTTTGTCAAACATAAAAGCAACTTTGGATGATATAGTGCCATTTAAGTTTATTGTTAATAGTTATAAGTACGGATGA
- a CDS encoding L-threonylcarbamoyladenylate synthase, whose amino-acid sequence MVFEVINAIKNNLLACFPTETVYALSCNALGNESIEKIYRIKKRSQNKPLSVFVSNIDSLINIAKVKEEYIDLINYFSPGPMTYILPLQDNSILPNEFFKDSIGIRIPDHPIAISILNELKTPVVATSINISGEKSICKARDIPQSIKQHLSAVIEDDELVSGIESTIIDLTGDKIKVLRKGKISLQTINNEFSN is encoded by the coding sequence ATGGTATTTGAAGTAATAAATGCAATAAAAAATAATTTGTTAGCATGCTTTCCAACAGAGACAGTATATGCTCTTTCTTGTAATGCGCTAGGTAACGAATCTATAGAAAAAATATATCGAATAAAAAAGCGTTCTCAAAACAAGCCGCTCTCTGTATTTGTTAGTAATATTGATAGTTTGATAAATATAGCAAAGGTAAAGGAAGAGTATATCGATTTAATAAACTATTTTTCTCCTGGACCAATGACCTATATTTTACCACTTCAAGATAACAGTATATTACCAAATGAGTTCTTTAAAGATAGTATAGGCATAAGAATTCCTGATCATCCTATTGCGATTTCAATATTAAATGAACTGAAAACTCCAGTAGTTGCAACTAGTATTAACATTTCAGGAGAAAAAAGTATATGCAAAGCAAGAGATATACCTCAGTCTATTAAGCAACACTTATCTGCAGTAATTGAAGATGATGAATTAGTTTCTGGTATAGAATCTACTATTATTGACTTAACTGGAGACAAGATTAAGGTTTTAAGAAAAGGTAAAATTTCATTACAAACAATAAATAACGAATTTTCAAACTAA
- a CDS encoding proton-conducting transporter membrane subunit: protein MDYILMYLSLPFSITENYLLITALIPLLSAFVIFFTGKWPGVNNSITVISSVLLFTYTCLCTLYWVYGDHSQFILMDFGNNLHISLKLESTGLIFSLLISFLWVLTSIYTICYMQNNYADSNHSSFLCFFSISISCAMFIAFSGDLLTTFVFYELLTISTYPLVTYNSTNKSVVAGRYYFGVLFFSSLVLFFPAIGLLYNEFHTLDFVSGGIFKFDTSLITFIAVCFAMLIYGIGKAALMPIHFWLPKAMVAPTPVSALLHAVAVVKSGVFIIIKVILYTFGVDTMQRFVQQNWFAGGWLPYAAGFTIITASLIALKQKELKKLLAYSTISQLSYIILFASIFSEFSMKIAIFQLVCHAFAKITLFFVAGIIITKTGEKYIDRIHGIGRSMPISITAFTIGALSMIGVPPAPTFWSKFLIFQAVYNSSNVTLSVFVALVLIFSTILNALYFLPIIYNSFFLKPSRNYFIKKTPILLILPPVVTAACTLVIFFSYQIM, encoded by the coding sequence ATGGACTATATCTTAATGTATCTTTCCTTACCATTCTCAATTACTGAGAATTACTTATTAATTACTGCGTTGATTCCGCTTTTAAGTGCTTTTGTTATCTTTTTTACTGGTAAATGGCCAGGAGTGAACAATAGTATTACTGTCATTTCTTCTGTACTTCTGTTTACATATACGTGTCTGTGCACTTTATATTGGGTATATGGTGATCATTCTCAATTTATTCTCATGGATTTTGGTAATAATTTGCACATCAGTTTAAAGCTAGAGTCTACCGGATTAATATTCAGTTTATTAATATCATTTTTATGGGTGCTGACCAGTATATATACAATATGTTATATGCAGAATAACTATGCTGATAGCAATCACTCAAGTTTTCTATGCTTTTTTTCAATATCAATTAGCTGTGCAATGTTTATTGCTTTTTCTGGAGATTTGCTCACTACATTTGTCTTTTATGAGCTTCTAACTATTAGTACATACCCTCTGGTTACTTACAACTCAACAAATAAGTCAGTAGTTGCAGGACGCTATTACTTTGGCGTGCTATTTTTCTCTTCTTTGGTATTATTTTTTCCCGCAATAGGCCTCTTATATAATGAATTTCATACTTTAGATTTTGTAAGTGGTGGAATATTCAAATTTGATACTTCACTCATCACTTTCATTGCAGTGTGTTTTGCTATGCTGATTTATGGAATAGGAAAAGCTGCATTAATGCCAATACATTTTTGGTTACCAAAAGCAATGGTTGCACCAACTCCTGTAAGCGCACTATTACATGCCGTTGCTGTTGTGAAATCCGGAGTTTTCATCATCATAAAAGTCATATTATACACCTTCGGCGTCGATACCATGCAACGTTTTGTGCAGCAAAATTGGTTTGCTGGAGGTTGGCTTCCATACGCTGCTGGATTTACTATCATTACTGCATCGTTGATTGCATTAAAGCAAAAGGAATTAAAGAAATTGCTTGCTTACTCTACCATCTCCCAATTGTCGTATATTATATTGTTCGCTTCAATTTTTAGTGAATTCAGCATGAAGATTGCAATTTTTCAATTAGTTTGCCATGCATTTGCAAAAATTACTTTATTTTTTGTTGCAGGTATCATAATAACAAAAACAGGTGAAAAATATATAGATAGAATTCACGGTATAGGACGTAGTATGCCAATTAGCATAACAGCATTTACCATAGGTGCATTATCCATGATAGGAGTACCTCCTGCTCCGACCTTTTGGAGCAAATTTCTCATCTTTCAAGCTGTTTATAACTCTAGTAATGTAACACTTTCTGTATTTGTAGCTCTGGTGTTAATTTTTAGTACTATACTCAACGCCCTATACTTCTTACCGATAATTTACAACTCCTTTTTCTTAAAACCTTCTAGAAACTATTTTATTAAAAAGACACCAATTCTTCTAATTTTACCTCCAGTTGTTACTGCTGCATGCACTTTAGTTATTTTTTTTAGCTACCAAATAATGTGA
- a CDS encoding IS481 family transposase, which translates to MSTIQTKILKPKLGLLELAKQLGNVSQACKVMGYSRDTFYRFKELYENGGEEALHEISKKKPLMANRVSEDMERAVVNIATEFPAYGQQRAANELRKRGIIISEGGVRSVWLRNDLETFKKRLRALEAKVMQDGIILTEEQLAALEKVKEQREAHGEIETEHPGYLGSQDTYYVGNIKGIGRIYQQTFIDTYSRVAFAKLYTDKTAITAADLLNDRVIPFFDVQSVPLLRILTDRGTEYCGKPENHAYQLYLGIENIDHSRTKANSPQTNGICERFHKTMQDECYNIIFRKKIYNSLEDLQIDVDHWLRSYNETRPHSGKYCYGKTPTQTFLNSKHIAFQKNISSMKQETDISFNYLNSSVS; encoded by the coding sequence ATGAGTACGATACAAACAAAAATACTAAAGCCGAAACTAGGATTGCTAGAGCTAGCAAAACAGCTTGGAAATGTGTCTCAAGCATGCAAGGTTATGGGATATTCAAGGGATACATTTTATAGATTCAAAGAACTATATGAAAATGGAGGAGAAGAAGCGCTGCATGAGATAAGCAAGAAAAAACCACTTATGGCAAACAGAGTCTCTGAAGACATGGAAAGAGCTGTAGTTAATATTGCAACAGAATTTCCTGCATATGGACAACAAAGAGCTGCAAATGAACTGAGAAAAAGGGGCATAATAATCTCTGAAGGTGGAGTGAGATCTGTATGGCTGAGAAATGACCTTGAGACCTTCAAAAAAAGACTGAGGGCTCTTGAGGCAAAAGTTATGCAAGATGGAATAATTCTAACAGAGGAGCAACTTGCGGCTTTAGAAAAAGTTAAAGAACAAAGGGAAGCACATGGTGAAATTGAAACAGAGCATCCAGGTTATTTAGGTTCTCAAGATACTTATTATGTAGGCAACATCAAGGGTATAGGAAGAATCTATCAGCAAACTTTTATTGATACTTATTCGAGAGTGGCTTTTGCTAAGCTTTATACAGATAAAACTGCTATTACCGCTGCTGACTTGCTGAATGATAGAGTAATACCATTTTTTGATGTACAAAGCGTGCCATTATTGCGCATTTTGACCGATAGAGGTACAGAATATTGTGGCAAACCAGAGAATCACGCTTATCAGTTATACTTAGGAATCGAAAATATTGATCACTCAAGAACTAAAGCCAATTCTCCGCAAACTAATGGCATATGCGAGAGATTCCATAAGACTATGCAAGATGAGTGTTACAATATTATTTTTCGCAAGAAAATCTACAATTCTTTGGAAGATCTGCAGATAGATGTTGATCATTGGTTGCGTTCTTATAATGAGACAAGGCCTCATTCAGGCAAATATTGCTATGGCAAAACGCCTACTCAGACTTTTCTTAATAGCAAACACATTGCTTTTCAGAAAAATATTAGTAGCATGAAACAAGAGACTGATATTAGTTTTAACTACCTCAATTCTTCTGTCAGTTAA
- a CDS encoding IS6 family transposase: MLRISPKLLPYFKGFSFSAEIIMLSVYMKCRFSLSYRDLEEMMSIRGAKIDHATLQRWIIRFVPLIDEEVRKRKKQVGSSWRMDETYIKLNGKWVYLYRALDSLGNTVDFLMCTRRDKSAALAFFRKAFRRNNLPEKVVIDKSGSNIAALDDLNTEIPEPYRITVFQVRYLNNIVEQDHRFIKKLIKPMLGFKSFHSAKITITGIENIRMIQKRQIIKANDNGSTFENFAMLMAL; the protein is encoded by the coding sequence ATGTTGCGTATTAGTCCAAAATTATTGCCCTATTTCAAAGGATTTAGCTTTTCAGCAGAGATAATAATGTTATCAGTATACATGAAGTGTCGATTTTCTTTGAGCTATCGAGATTTGGAAGAAATGATGAGTATAAGAGGAGCGAAAATTGATCATGCTACGCTACAAAGGTGGATTATCAGATTTGTGCCACTGATAGATGAAGAGGTGAGGAAAAGGAAGAAGCAGGTTGGCAGTAGCTGGAGAATGGACGAGACCTACATAAAATTAAACGGTAAATGGGTTTATCTATACAGAGCACTAGATAGTCTCGGCAATACTGTAGACTTTCTGATGTGTACTCGTAGAGACAAGTCTGCAGCACTTGCATTCTTTCGTAAAGCCTTTAGAAGGAATAATCTTCCTGAGAAAGTAGTAATTGATAAAAGCGGCAGTAATATTGCTGCTCTTGATGACTTGAATACGGAAATTCCTGAACCTTATAGAATCACGGTTTTTCAAGTAAGATATCTAAATAATATTGTTGAACAAGATCATAGATTTATCAAAAAATTAATAAAACCAATGCTTGGGTTTAAAAGCTTCCATTCTGCAAAGATTACCATCACAGGCATAGAAAATATTCGTATGATTCAAAAAAGACAAATTATTAAAGCTAATGATAATGGTTCTACTTTTGAAAATTTTGCTATGTTAATGGCTCTATAA
- the miaA gene encoding tRNA (adenosine(37)-N6)-dimethylallyltransferase MiaA: MDDNIVIITGITASGKSELCDNLIKKHKNISIINCDSKQVYKEIPVITAQPPKQKEFYRLYGYVSARENYSVGLWLEDLKREVNNALKNSRIPIITGGSGLYISSLIKGLSSIPQISQEVRENVNELRKNLSKEEFYKLVLSKDPRIQGKIFINDSHRLSRALEVITETGKTIFVWQENRQPPLFNNFKVYTILPKREDIYRKINSRFIEMVENGAIDEVKNLLSMNPSPHLPAMKAHGVPEIIRYLKGEITLDEAIQIAQTNTRHYAKRQYTWFKNQFPNSQVIDFANKLTEF; this comes from the coding sequence ATGGACGATAATATAGTAATTATTACAGGAATTACAGCCTCAGGTAAATCAGAATTATGCGATAACTTGATAAAAAAGCATAAAAACATTAGCATAATAAACTGTGACTCAAAGCAGGTATACAAAGAGATTCCCGTAATTACTGCTCAACCACCAAAGCAGAAAGAATTTTATAGGCTATACGGTTATGTTTCAGCAAGAGAAAATTATTCCGTAGGTTTATGGCTAGAGGATTTAAAGAGGGAAGTTAACAACGCGCTGAAAAATTCACGAATACCCATCATCACTGGAGGAAGTGGGCTTTACATTAGCAGCTTAATCAAGGGATTATCATCGATTCCACAAATAAGCCAGGAAGTGAGAGAAAACGTAAATGAACTTAGAAAAAATTTAAGTAAAGAGGAATTCTACAAATTAGTGCTAAGCAAAGATCCAAGGATTCAAGGTAAAATATTTATTAATGACTCGCATCGCCTCTCAAGAGCACTTGAAGTTATCACTGAAACTGGCAAGACAATCTTTGTATGGCAAGAAAATAGACAGCCTCCTTTGTTCAATAATTTTAAGGTATATACAATTCTACCTAAACGTGAGGATATATACCGAAAAATAAATTCTCGTTTTATTGAAATGGTTGAAAATGGAGCAATTGATGAAGTAAAAAACCTACTTAGCATGAACCCATCTCCACATTTGCCAGCTATGAAAGCACATGGAGTGCCAGAAATTATAAGATACTTAAAAGGGGAGATTACTTTAGACGAAGCAATACAGATTGCTCAAACAAACACAAGGCATTATGCAAAACGCCAGTACACTTGGTTTAAAAATCAATTTCCGAATTCTCAAGTGATTGACTTTGCAAATAAATTGACAGAATTTTAG
- a CDS encoding DNA polymerase III subunit delta', whose product MKKVIGHNQAKKKIMNNLSVQSWLICGKKGIGKATFAKSFSNWFLIKNYDEVALDLHIVEGDTIGVEKVREMKNFLHLSPIQSEYKIAIIDSLESMTNNAKNAILKILEEPPQNSKIFVISHKPYDVQTTIRCRCFQLNLLPLTYDKTKQVVSSQCKFDDKIFSEIITLFPGTPGVIINAINSGAYESHKHFYTFFRNLNNSDIVNKIINSEIELELASHIIQTSILESIKKEVNNVEILLSQWKEIDELFVAAKQFRLDKKHVLANVVNIMTQKYNTFNINS is encoded by the coding sequence ATGAAAAAGGTGATAGGCCACAACCAAGCAAAAAAAAAGATAATGAACAACTTGTCTGTTCAATCTTGGCTGATCTGTGGTAAAAAAGGTATAGGAAAAGCAACATTCGCAAAATCCTTTTCTAATTGGTTTCTTATAAAAAATTACGATGAAGTAGCATTAGACTTACACATTGTTGAAGGTGATACAATAGGAGTGGAAAAGGTGAGAGAAATGAAAAACTTTTTGCACTTAAGCCCCATTCAATCAGAATATAAAATAGCTATAATAGATAGCTTAGAGTCAATGACTAATAATGCTAAAAATGCAATATTAAAAATATTAGAGGAGCCGCCACAAAATTCTAAAATATTTGTAATTAGCCATAAGCCATATGATGTACAAACCACCATCCGGTGTAGGTGTTTTCAGCTGAATTTACTTCCATTGACTTACGATAAAACAAAGCAGGTTGTTTCATCTCAGTGTAAATTCGACGATAAAATATTTAGTGAGATCATTACTTTGTTTCCTGGAACTCCGGGAGTAATAATAAATGCAATAAACAGTGGTGCTTATGAGTCACATAAGCATTTTTATACATTTTTCCGTAATCTAAATAATTCTGATATAGTTAATAAAATAATTAATAGTGAAATTGAGCTAGAACTAGCATCACATATCATTCAAACCTCCATTTTAGAAAGTATAAAGAAAGAAGTAAATAATGTTGAAATTTTGCTAAGTCAATGGAAAGAAATAGATGAACTTTTCGTTGCTGCAAAGCAATTTCGCTTAGATAAAAAGCATGTTTTAGCTAATGTAGTTAACATCATGACACAAAAATATAATACTTTTAACATAAATTCATGA